Proteins encoded together in one Gigantopelta aegis isolate Gae_Host chromosome 8, Gae_host_genome, whole genome shotgun sequence window:
- the LOC121379271 gene encoding methylthioribose kinase-like, which translates to MATQDGSDDIRTLILKSLEENSHIRELKFASDSSNVVLEEMEGGNLNYVWRAFSSSQPHNSVFVKQAPPFIKCLGEDYPLDSKRGHIEHEAGRMFISLAPNSVARPYYYDSKRDLVCMEYLDDFHVYRNELMSGLLDKDITKKIARDIAIIHRDTHVGKIGESALKQLDEKFENTSLISVTSQYIFTKPFIRDEPTNRYSDVIRGKLGWIYEDQEVLTAAEKMKEVFLNKKESLIHGDLHTGSLMVKESDSRMIDLEFTCVGPCAFDLGCLIANYIFSYYQHMMTPENNDEHRKVSYVLVDICHQTVAEYLKTMTSHVGDEDTYVANFMTEVAGFAGCEIIRRILGTAHVADLELPSAPGADVEALGAGIRLMKAYHRIHNIGMLMVIALMLS; encoded by the exons ATGGCGACGCAAGACGGTAGTGACGATATCAGGACTTTGATACTAAAGTCTTTAGAAGAAAACTCCCATATTCGGGAATTAAAG TTTGCTAGTGACTCCAGCAATGTTGTTCTGGAGGAAATGGAAGGGGGAAACCTGAACTATGTGTGGAGGGCATTTTCGTCATCACAGCCTCACAACAGTGTGTTTGTCAAGCAAGCTCCTCCCTTTATTAag tGCCTTGGTGAGGACTATCCACTGGACTCCAAGCGAGGACATATAGAACACGAGGCTGGACGTATGTTTATTTCTCTGGCTCCAAACAGTGTTGCACGACCCTATTACTACGACAGCAAGAGAGACCTTg tGTGTATGGAGTACCTGGATGATTTCCACGTCTACAGGAATGAGCTCATGTCAGGCCTGCTGGACAAAGACATAACCAAGAAGATTGCACGAGACATAGCGATCATCCACCGAGACACACACGTGGGCAAGATAGGGGAGTCTGCCCTCAAACAGCTTGACGAGAAGTTTGA AAATACAAGCCTCATATCGGTGACCAGTCAGTATATTTTCACGAAGCCATTCATCAGAGACGAGCCAACAAACAGGTACTCTGACGTGATCAGAGGCAAGCTCGGCTGGATATACGAGGACCAGGAGGTCCTGACTGCAGCGGAGAAAATGAAAGAAGTGTTCCTCAACAAGAAGGAGAGTCTGATTCACGGTGACCTTCACACTGGGTCCTTGATGGTCAAGGAGAGTGATTCAAGG ATGATAGATTTGGAGTTTACGTGCGTGGGGCCGTGTGCGTTTGACCTCGGCTGTCTCATTGCTAACTACATCTTCAGCTACTACCAGCACATGATGACTCCGGAGAACAATGACGAACATCGCAAGGTTTCTTACGTGCTGGTCGACATCTGTCATCAAACtg TTGCTGAGTATCTGAAAACCATGACAAGTCATGTAGGTGATGAGGACACATATGTAGCAAACTTCATGACCGAGGTGGCTGGATTTGCTGGATGTGAAATTATTCGAAG AATCCTTGGTACTGCCCATGTTGCAGATTTAGAGTTGCCATCTGCTCCTGGTGCGGATGTTGAAGCCTTGGGCGCAGGCATCCGTCTGATGAAGGCGTATCACCGCATACACAACATAGGCATGCTAATGGTCATCGCTCTTATGCTGTCTTAA